One Gossypium hirsutum isolate 1008001.06 chromosome A11, Gossypium_hirsutum_v2.1, whole genome shotgun sequence genomic window carries:
- the LOC107923257 gene encoding late embryogenesis abundant protein D-34-like: MSQEQPQRPGASQEPIKYGDVFNVTGELASKPIGPKDAAAMQSAENKILGETPKGGAAAAMQSAAIANERAGVVSHNQADVAGDQGVAVIKSDADGDVMITEAVAGQIVGQYRQPDVSAVTTPAMLVDPGSITIGEALEAAAISAADKPIDQSDAAAIQAAEMRATGSSEITPGGIASEAQSAATRNARTQRFEDQATLSDVLSDATAMLPKDKAVTREDAERVVAAEVRNNPGMSTTPGGVGAAMAAAAKRNQNSTI, from the exons ATGAGCCAGGAACAACCACAAAGGCCTGGGGCTAGTCAGGAACCCATCAAGTATGGTGATGTCTTTAACGTCACCGGTGAACTGGCTTCAAAACCTATTGGACCAAAAGATGCCGCCGCCATGCAGTCAGCTGAGAACAAGATCCTTGGAGAAACACCAAAAGGTGGTGCAGCAGCTGCCATGCAATCTGCAGCCATCGCCAATGAAAGAGCAGGCGTCGTTAGTCACAACCAAGCTGACGTTGCTGGAGACCAAGGCGTCGCCGTCATTAAGTCTGACGCAGATGGCGATGTTATGATCACAGAAGCCGTTGCTGGACAG ATTGTGGGGCAATACAGGCAACCAGATGTTTCAGCGGTGACTACTCCAGCAATGTtggttgatccaggatcaattacgATTGGAGAGGCTTTAGAGGCGGCGGCCATCTCTGCTGCTGATAAACCGATTGATCAGAGCGATGCGGCTGCAATTCAAGCTGCTGAAATGAGAGCCACTGGCAGCAGCGAGATAACTCCGGGCGGTATTGCATCCGAAGCTCAGTCTGCAGCCACTCGGAATGCTCGAACCCAGCGGTTTGAAGATCAAGCCACTCTCTCGGACGTTTTATCG GATGCTACTGCGATGCTGCCTAAGGATAAAGCAGTGACTCGTGAAGATGCTGAAAGGGTTGTAGCAGCTGAGGTGAGAAATAATCCTGGCATGAGTACTACGCCTGGGGGAGTGGGTGCTGCCATGGCTGCAGCTGCTAAGCGTAATCAAAATTCAACAATCTAG
- the LOC107912441 gene encoding transcription repressor OFP12, with product MPNTLAKNLNLCFKKIRSPLTSQPSSSSPLTPDDDSRPLTSSTATASSPLFKNYNSLYDNTFDYSTSKSLTHSSLSFDPDPYPESDSEPDFATVFASQRFFFTFPGSSNSIIESTVPSSIATTPESSGTLLPSSSSPNNDANQSSNLGCGDRPSQEHGHPRTVENSVAVPTFSPNPYMDFRRSMQEMVEARHLIDVKANWEYLHELLLCYLTLNPKSTHKFIIGAFADLLVSLMAAQGGGNNNEEKIGDGKIPGKCM from the coding sequence ATGCCAAACACCCTGGCCAAAAATCTCAATCTCTGCTTCAAAAAGATCAGATCCCCATTAACTTCCCAACCTTCCTCTTCCTCGCCGCTAACCCCAGATGATGACAGCCGTCCACTAACCTCATCCACCGCCACCGCGTCATCACCCCTTTTCAAAAACTACAACTCCCTCTATGACAACACCTTCGACTACTCAACCTCCAAATCCTTAACCCACTCCTCTCTCTCCTTTGACCCAGACCCATACCCTGAATCCGACTCCGAACCCGACTTCGCCACCGTTTTTGCTTCGCAGCGCTTCTTTTTCACTTTTCCGGGTAGCTCCAACTCCATCATTGAATCAACAGTGCCGTCATCAATCGCCACCACTCCCGAGTCATCAGGTACCCTATTACCCAGCAGTTCCAGTCCCAACAATGACGCAAATCAATCCTCTAACCTCGGTTGCGGTGATCGACCGAGTCAAGAACATGGCCACCCAAGGACCGTTGAAAACAGCGTAGCTGTCCCAACCTTCTCTCCCAACCCGTACATGGATTTCAGGAGATCCATGCAGGAAATGGTGGAGGCACGTCACTTAATCGACGTCAAGGCTAACTGGGAATACTTGCATGAGCTTCTCTTGTGTTACCTCACATTGAATCCCAAAAGTACGCACAAGTTTATTATAGGAGCATTTGCGGATCTTCTTGTTAGCCTAATGGCAGCGCAGGGTGGCGGCAACAACAACGAAGAAAAGATCGGTGACGGTAAGATTCCGGGGAAGTGCATGTAA